A single window of uncultured Methanospirillum sp. DNA harbors:
- a CDS encoding hydrophobe/amphiphile efflux-3 (HAE3) family transporter: MHSIFSTVSDLIVNKPGILSKIILVLMVISLFGMTMVSMETGTATYMDVNSPEGVLIEHYTDTFSKETVILLVESDDSTSPELMQYIDTLEDPLRNLQYVTSVSTIVDVVKSLNNGVVPSSSGEMDEVLAKVPENVKNGYVPSGMLNMGAIGLEAGLSESQKSSALSNLRKFIASTNAPPGVSVKLTGSAAFDEEMGTAMGESMGTLIMAALVLMVIVMGLLFGYVNHRFLPVVIVTAGLIFTFGFIGLIGYKISMAVIAAFPVMIGLGIDYAIQFQSRLEEEARDHPLAEAVYITITKTGPAVMYAMLATSMGFLAMYISPVPMMQGFGLVSIIGVVTCYITSLIGIPLIAVLINYKAKGHGNSKQAAIVDSVLSKTAVWVAKRPVPVLLIVLLVAFVGIQVDTRIPVNTDQNSFVPPDMPSKTTLDKVTRTMGSTDTAPIVVHGSDVLTLDSVNWMKEFTDLEVRTRSKITQGTSITDYVITYNNGVMPQTQSELDAVLNTIPKDVRDSYVNGNNEAVIQFNTVKLTTTTQSDLKEDIEGDLKLYPPPPGILSQVTGNFAMFTNLVNDIVESKELITYTGFILVVLFLAVVYRNVNAITPIVPIAAVVGWNAVAMNFLSIDYNVMTACLGSMTIGVAAEYTILVMERFIEEKEKTPDVIEALKNSVSKIGSAIMVSGFATFFGFSALILSTFPIISDFGLTTIIAVLFSLIGAVVIMPAILSFVDMIKRDVEEFEEEVLHIPVAHQK; encoded by the coding sequence ATGCATTCAATTTTTTCCACAGTCTCTGATCTCATCGTTAATAAACCGGGAATCCTTTCCAAGATAATCCTAGTACTGATGGTTATCTCCCTGTTTGGGATGACAATGGTCTCAATGGAGACCGGAACCGCAACCTACATGGATGTAAATTCTCCGGAAGGAGTCCTGATTGAACATTATACAGATACCTTTTCAAAAGAAACCGTAATCCTGCTTGTAGAATCTGATGATTCAACAAGTCCGGAACTCATGCAGTATATTGATACTCTAGAAGATCCACTGAGAAACCTTCAGTATGTGACCTCTGTATCAACCATCGTCGATGTCGTGAAATCCCTGAATAACGGGGTTGTCCCGTCCTCATCCGGAGAGATGGATGAGGTGCTGGCAAAGGTTCCTGAGAACGTAAAGAACGGGTACGTTCCATCAGGAATGCTGAATATGGGGGCAATCGGCCTTGAGGCAGGATTATCTGAAAGCCAGAAATCAAGTGCTCTCTCAAACCTCAGGAAGTTTATCGCAAGCACAAACGCTCCACCGGGTGTATCGGTCAAACTGACCGGTTCTGCTGCTTTCGATGAGGAGATGGGCACTGCGATGGGAGAGTCGATGGGAACTCTCATTATGGCAGCACTCGTCCTCATGGTCATCGTGATGGGGCTGCTCTTCGGGTATGTCAATCACCGGTTCCTCCCGGTTGTTATTGTAACAGCCGGACTTATCTTTACATTCGGATTCATCGGTCTTATTGGCTATAAGATCAGTATGGCTGTCATCGCAGCGTTTCCGGTCATGATAGGACTGGGTATTGACTACGCCATCCAGTTTCAGTCCCGGCTTGAAGAAGAGGCCAGGGATCATCCCCTCGCTGAAGCTGTGTATATCACGATAACCAAGACCGGTCCTGCCGTGATGTATGCCATGCTTGCAACATCCATGGGATTTTTAGCCATGTACATCTCTCCGGTTCCGATGATGCAGGGATTCGGCCTCGTCAGTATCATCGGTGTGGTGACCTGTTACATCACCTCGCTCATCGGAATTCCCCTGATTGCAGTGCTTATTAATTACAAGGCAAAAGGGCACGGAAATTCAAAGCAGGCGGCTATCGTCGATTCAGTGCTCTCTAAAACCGCAGTATGGGTAGCAAAACGACCGGTCCCGGTTCTACTGATCGTTCTTCTGGTTGCATTTGTAGGAATCCAGGTAGACACCCGTATTCCGGTGAACACAGATCAAAATTCATTTGTGCCTCCGGATATGCCCTCGAAGACTACCCTGGATAAGGTGACCAGGACGATGGGTTCTACAGATACTGCACCGATTGTAGTCCATGGATCTGATGTTCTCACGCTTGATTCGGTGAACTGGATGAAGGAGTTTACCGATCTGGAGGTCAGGACACGATCGAAGATCACCCAGGGAACCAGTATCACAGATTATGTGATCACCTATAACAACGGGGTGATGCCACAGACTCAGAGTGAACTGGATGCAGTTCTGAATACGATTCCGAAGGATGTCAGGGACTCGTATGTGAACGGGAATAACGAGGCAGTTATCCAGTTTAATACCGTGAAGCTGACGACAACGACCCAGAGTGATCTGAAAGAGGATATCGAAGGGGATTTAAAACTCTATCCACCACCCCCGGGGATACTATCCCAGGTTACCGGTAACTTCGCGATGTTTACCAACCTGGTCAATGATATTGTCGAGAGTAAGGAACTGATCACCTACACCGGATTCATCCTGGTAGTCCTGTTCCTGGCAGTTGTATACCGGAACGTGAATGCAATAACCCCAATCGTGCCAATCGCTGCCGTTGTTGGATGGAATGCAGTCGCTATGAACTTCCTCAGTATTGACTATAATGTCATGACTGCATGCCTGGGGTCGATGACGATAGGAGTTGCTGCTGAGTACACCATTCTTGTGATGGAACGGTTCATCGAAGAGAAGGAGAAGACCCCTGACGTTATTGAAGCACTGAAGAATAGTGTTAGTAAGATAGGTTCTGCAATCATGGTATCAGGATTTGCAACCTTCTTCGGATTCTCAGCACTGATCCTGTCAACCTTCCCGATCATCTCTGACTTCGGACTAACAACCATTATCGCAGTGCTCTTCTCTTTGATTGGAGCGGTTGTCATCATGCCTGCAATCCTCTCATTTGTTGACATGATCAAACGCGACGTAGAAGAGTTCGAAGAGGAAGTGCTGCATATTCCCGTTGCTCACCAAAAATAA
- a CDS encoding DUF4405 domain-containing protein has protein sequence MKRKTVTQITTLLLLISTIICVITGFIKWPGLITGLGLTYRQVPLTLITELHDWSGLVMTILVALHVFQFKGMMKRMVRGLTQRSSS, from the coding sequence ATGAAGAGAAAAACGGTCACACAGATAACGACCCTTCTCCTCCTCATTTCAACCATCATCTGTGTTATCACCGGATTCATCAAATGGCCCGGGCTTATCACCGGTCTGGGGCTCACCTACCGTCAGGTACCGCTGACACTCATAACTGAACTCCACGACTGGTCAGGGCTTGTAATGACCATCCTTGTAGCTCTGCATGTATTCCAGTTCAAAGGAATGATGAAGAGAATGGTCCGGGGATTGACACAAAGGAGCTCATCATGA
- the cdd gene encoding cytidine deaminase → MHIVSLLFLVLVIPGLMITPLSADDQNIHKTGITPGSVTDEDLIRYSIETQNNTYCPYSHFKVGAALLTANGTVFTGANVENAVYGSSVTAAEVAVYKAVSEGEQKFSAIAVTSSGGDFAYPCGSDRQIISEFGLDTRVVVSNGSEMKVTTIRDLLPGSFGPSDLA, encoded by the coding sequence ATGCACATTGTATCGTTGCTCTTTCTGGTCCTTGTTATCCCTGGTCTGATGATCACTCCTCTCTCTGCTGATGATCAGAATATTCATAAAACCGGGATAACACCAGGATCAGTGACTGATGAAGACCTTATCAGGTATTCAATAGAGACTCAAAATAACACATACTGTCCGTATTCACACTTTAAAGTAGGTGCCGCCCTTCTTACCGCTAATGGAACTGTATTCACGGGGGCAAACGTGGAGAACGCTGTTTACGGTTCATCTGTAACCGCAGCGGAGGTGGCGGTGTATAAAGCAGTTTCAGAAGGAGAGCAGAAGTTTTCAGCGATAGCAGTCACGAGTTCAGGAGGAGATTTTGCGTACCCGTGCGGATCTGACCGGCAGATAATTTCAGAATTCGGGCTTGACACACGGGTCGTTGTCTCAAATGGGTCAGAGATGAAAGTAACCACTATCCGTGATCTGCTCCCAGGTTCCTTCGGGCCATCAGACCTGGCCTGA
- a CDS encoding nuclear transport factor 2 family protein, with protein sequence MDKEYVPMRPKEVLQQFVEAFNRIDVEKLVSLYHEEAINHQVAEEPVQGHDAIRKMFVESFANASMTCIVENMFEDGEWAIMEWRDPQGLRGCGFFHVIDSKIVFQRGYWDKLTFLRQQGLPIPGEQGGD encoded by the coding sequence ATGGATAAAGAGTATGTACCGATGAGGCCGAAAGAAGTCCTTCAACAGTTTGTTGAGGCATTTAACAGGATTGATGTCGAGAAACTGGTAAGTCTGTACCATGAGGAGGCAATCAACCACCAGGTCGCAGAAGAGCCAGTCCAGGGGCACGATGCAATCAGAAAGATGTTTGTAGAGAGTTTTGCGAATGCATCAATGACCTGTATTGTGGAAAATATGTTTGAGGATGGAGAATGGGCCATTATGGAGTGGAGGGATCCACAAGGTCTCCGGGGATGTGGGTTCTTTCATGTCATTGACTCAAAGATAGTGTTCCAACGGGGTTACTGGGATAAATTGACGTTTCTACGACAACAGGGTCTCCCAATTCCGGGGGAGCAGGGAGGTGATTAA
- a CDS encoding MarR family transcriptional regulator: protein MITQGEELQDIAANEVMSLIIDVHTIMMLTAPDITGIQEAKIRLLGILEITGSQSMTELCNQMFISKPYMTRLVDSLVSEGSVERHQDVKDRRVINISMTEEGKKYLCNMLKELRNRMKSFLSGFSPSDLETISKASVDIHTTFTKNPSIKNQGTWVFYTEQNLKEK from the coding sequence ATGATCACCCAGGGAGAAGAACTTCAGGATATCGCTGCAAATGAGGTTATGAGCCTCATAATAGACGTTCATACTATTATGATGCTCACTGCTCCTGACATAACCGGAATACAGGAGGCAAAAATTCGACTTCTTGGCATTCTGGAAATTACAGGATCACAATCGATGACGGAATTATGTAACCAGATGTTTATATCAAAGCCTTACATGACCCGTCTCGTGGACAGCCTGGTATCAGAAGGATCAGTCGAGCGACACCAGGATGTCAAAGACAGAAGAGTCATAAACATCTCCATGACCGAGGAAGGGAAGAAGTACCTATGCAATATGCTCAAAGAGTTAAGAAACCGCATGAAATCCTTCCTTTCAGGATTTTCTCCCTCTGATCTCGAAACAATCTCCAAGGCTAGCGTGGATATACACACAACATTCACCAAAAACCCCAGTATCAAAAATCAGGGAACCTGGGTATTCTACACAGAACAGAATCTGAAAGAAAAATGA
- a CDS encoding COG1361 S-layer family protein, with translation MKLTQLKNAFLIVGIALLTVSIMTSPALAGTKYMSGSPDLSVTIVGNNEFVPGTTVPLQIQVQNSGLNEIKFVQTDIVDTDDNPSTAKMVTVSLLPGDSPALIKSDPQMIGDVKGSESVPVNFEILVPDNAKAGKYSVPVELNYTYLQNAEQQGTDSITYRYVQKKVTFDLPFIVQSAITMQVSDVKAENINSGGSGYLTLTLKNVGTDTGTNAVANLSRSGNSPIIPASNSVFLGTFAPNATVNAKYKVSVSKDAEPQDYPVEVSVMYDNGDGETVVTPSQKVGVSVGSDVEFNITSQSPELNPDKKSYIEVTYRNDGSVPVYGAEVRISAVDPFTSADDLAYLGDMNPGESKVARFGLTLSATADTKMYGLDSEIKYRDALDDSHVSDTIKVPIKVVPNAGLSALMSNPVVIGLIMIIILGGAYYLYEYRRKQQNR, from the coding sequence ATGAAACTCACACAACTTAAAAACGCATTCCTGATTGTGGGCATAGCCCTCCTGACTGTATCGATAATGACATCCCCGGCCCTTGCGGGAACGAAGTACATGTCCGGGTCTCCGGATCTTTCTGTCACAATTGTTGGAAACAACGAGTTTGTACCCGGGACAACCGTACCTCTTCAGATCCAGGTTCAAAATTCAGGATTGAATGAGATCAAGTTTGTCCAGACAGATATTGTAGACACTGATGACAATCCCAGCACTGCAAAGATGGTGACTGTTTCCCTTCTCCCAGGCGATAGTCCGGCTCTGATCAAGTCAGACCCCCAGATGATCGGTGACGTAAAGGGATCAGAGAGTGTCCCTGTAAATTTTGAGATATTAGTCCCGGATAACGCAAAGGCCGGGAAATACTCAGTTCCGGTTGAACTGAATTATACCTACCTGCAGAATGCTGAACAGCAGGGAACAGACAGTATCACCTACCGGTATGTTCAGAAGAAAGTAACATTCGATCTGCCATTCATCGTGCAGTCTGCGATCACCATGCAGGTATCTGATGTAAAGGCCGAGAACATCAACTCTGGCGGTTCAGGATATCTAACACTCACCCTGAAAAATGTTGGAACAGATACCGGGACAAATGCTGTTGCAAACCTGAGCAGAAGCGGGAACTCCCCGATTATCCCGGCCTCTAACAGCGTATTTCTGGGAACATTTGCACCCAATGCCACTGTCAATGCCAAGTACAAGGTCAGTGTCTCAAAAGATGCAGAGCCCCAGGACTACCCGGTCGAGGTATCTGTGATGTATGACAATGGAGACGGCGAGACCGTAGTCACCCCATCCCAGAAAGTTGGTGTTTCAGTAGGGTCTGATGTCGAATTTAACATCACCAGTCAGAGCCCTGAACTGAATCCCGATAAAAAGAGTTACATCGAAGTGACATACCGCAATGACGGATCGGTCCCGGTGTACGGAGCAGAAGTCAGAATCAGTGCAGTAGATCCGTTCACCAGTGCTGATGACCTTGCATACCTTGGAGACATGAACCCAGGGGAGAGCAAAGTTGCCAGATTCGGATTAACTCTCAGTGCAACTGCTGATACCAAGATGTACGGCCTTGATTCCGAGATAAAATACCGTGACGCTCTGGACGACAGCCATGTATCAGATACAATTAAAGTCCCGATTAAGGTCGTTCCCAATGCGGGATTATCTGCACTCATGTCGAATCCGGTTGTAATCGGCTTAATTATGATCATCATTCTCGGAGGAGCATATTACCTCTACGAGTACCGGCGCAAACAACAGAACCGGTGA
- a CDS encoding cache domain-containing protein, which translates to MRNTPVPLLAVLILCLVLGTAGHVHSQSQIPASTPDTTNSTIQEEYTSNETLVTFVENAVTYAKTHGREAALAEFSNPNGSFVKGELYIYAYDFNCTTLAHPFNPEKIGKNRLGESDAYGNPYTQQFLDAARNGSGFVRFYYLNPAHNRTIESKLGYVQRVDENWWLGSGIYTGPADQD; encoded by the coding sequence ATGAGAAATACCCCGGTCCCGCTCCTTGCTGTGCTTATTCTCTGCCTGGTTCTGGGTACTGCCGGCCATGTACATAGCCAGTCCCAGATCCCCGCTTCAACACCTGATACTACGAATTCTACAATTCAGGAGGAGTACACCTCAAATGAGACTCTTGTCACTTTTGTTGAGAATGCGGTTACCTATGCTAAAACACACGGCCGGGAAGCAGCACTGGCTGAATTTTCCAACCCGAATGGTTCGTTTGTCAAGGGTGAACTCTATATCTACGCCTATGATTTTAACTGCACCACGCTTGCCCACCCGTTTAACCCGGAAAAGATTGGCAAGAACAGACTTGGAGAATCTGACGCATATGGCAACCCGTATACTCAGCAGTTTCTCGATGCAGCACGAAACGGGTCCGGGTTTGTCCGGTTTTATTACCTCAATCCTGCTCACAACCGGACGATTGAATCAAAACTGGGATATGTACAAAGGGTAGATGAGAACTGGTGGCTCGGATCTGGTATCTACACAGGGCCTGCTGACCAGGACTGA
- a CDS encoding ATP-binding protein: MKTCAELFEELNELDEHHQIEAKKVSEVGDSLMETICAYSNESGLGGGYILIGVIECEQPSEHRYCVVGIDNPEKIQNDITTQCSTRFNKPIRPNCFTEKLEGKTVIGIYVPEVESGDKPIYFKKVGLPKGAFRRIGSSDVKCTEDDLLDFYQERNAKPYDQTIVPHATMSDFDPQAIAEYRRLRKEKDPEAEELTYDNTGLLESLNCVLSVDNTYHPTIAGILLFGKRAAIRRFLPMVRLDYIRVSGRGWVEDPDSPFETIEMQDPIFRLMSRGRGAILDDLPMKNLFTDGSVERKDEPRIPRRVIREALTNALMHRSYQVHSPVQVIRYSNRLEIRNPGFSLKPVEELGRPGSRSRNPTIASVLHETKEAETKGSGIRVMRQYMKDAHLSPPSFESNRDENQFVATFLFHHFLDREDIEWLSHFRDANLSEDEARILIHAREMNWVNNAICRDYTGLDTLGVSGILKKLRNIGLLKQHSHASATYYTPTKRLLHPEVESPGEGLKGVLPGGQPTLDFFDEERDGSLPTKLAEEVAAPSSLPTKLSPLPTKLAEEVASSSPLPTKLSSLPTKLAEEVASSSPLPTKLSSLPAQLEQAIQRLGKRSAPAEVQVLIAQLCEIRPYTRLELSLILDRSPKHIYQTYLKSMLRDGILELLIPESPNSPKQAYRVRSREEEE, from the coding sequence ATGAAAACCTGTGCTGAGCTCTTCGAAGAACTTAATGAGCTTGATGAGCATCACCAGATTGAAGCGAAGAAAGTGAGTGAAGTTGGAGATTCACTCATGGAAACCATCTGTGCATATTCGAATGAGTCTGGTCTTGGTGGGGGATACATTCTCATTGGAGTTATCGAGTGTGAGCAACCTTCTGAACATAGATATTGTGTCGTCGGGATTGATAATCCTGAAAAAATTCAAAATGATATCACTACTCAATGTTCTACTCGTTTTAACAAACCCATCAGGCCTAATTGTTTTACAGAGAAACTCGAAGGAAAAACAGTAATCGGAATCTATGTTCCCGAGGTTGAATCCGGGGATAAACCTATCTATTTTAAGAAGGTAGGTCTTCCGAAAGGAGCATTTCGCAGAATAGGATCCAGCGATGTGAAATGCACCGAGGATGATCTACTCGATTTTTATCAAGAGAGAAATGCCAAGCCATATGATCAGACCATTGTTCCTCATGCAACAATGAGCGATTTCGATCCTCAAGCCATTGCTGAATACCGGCGATTGAGGAAAGAAAAGGATCCTGAAGCAGAGGAGTTAACCTATGATAATACCGGACTGCTCGAATCATTAAACTGCGTTTTGTCTGTTGACAATACCTATCACCCGACAATAGCGGGAATTCTTCTTTTTGGGAAACGGGCAGCGATTCGAAGATTCCTTCCAATGGTTCGCCTCGATTATATTCGTGTTTCGGGAAGAGGGTGGGTGGAAGACCCGGATTCTCCCTTTGAAACAATTGAGATGCAGGATCCAATCTTTCGGCTGATGTCTCGTGGAAGAGGGGCTATTCTGGATGATCTACCCATGAAGAACCTTTTTACTGACGGTTCAGTTGAGAGAAAGGATGAGCCCCGGATTCCCAGGCGGGTTATTCGAGAAGCACTTACAAATGCTCTCATGCACCGAAGTTATCAGGTTCATAGCCCGGTACAGGTCATCAGGTATTCTAATCGTCTTGAGATTCGCAATCCCGGTTTTTCTTTAAAGCCGGTAGAGGAACTCGGGAGACCTGGTTCCCGGTCCAGAAATCCGACTATTGCTTCAGTCCTTCATGAGACAAAAGAGGCAGAAACGAAGGGGAGTGGGATTCGGGTTATGCGACAATATATGAAGGATGCCCATCTTTCTCCTCCCTCTTTTGAGTCTAACCGTGATGAAAATCAGTTTGTCGCGACGTTTTTATTTCATCATTTTCTAGATCGTGAGGATATCGAATGGCTCTCTCATTTTAGGGATGCAAATCTTTCAGAGGATGAAGCCAGAATTCTGATCCATGCTCGTGAGATGAATTGGGTGAATAATGCTATCTGTCGGGATTATACCGGACTTGATACTCTGGGAGTGAGTGGGATTCTTAAGAAACTTCGGAATATTGGCCTTCTTAAACAGCATTCTCATGCTTCCGCGACCTATTACACCCCAACTAAACGGTTGTTACATCCGGAGGTTGAATCTCCGGGAGAGGGTCTGAAAGGGGTATTACCTGGTGGCCAGCCGACACTCGATTTCTTTGACGAGGAAAGAGATGGGTCTTTACCTACCAAGCTTGCTGAGGAAGTGGCTGCTCCCTCTTCGTTACCTACCAAGTTGAGTCCCTTACCTACCAAGCTTGCCGAGGAAGTGGCTTCTTCCTCTCCGTTGCCTACCAAGTTGAGTTCCTTACCTACCAAGCTTGCCGAGGAAGTGGCTTCTTCCTCTCCGTTGCCTACCAAGTTGAGTTCCTTACCTGCTCAACTTGAACAAGCGATTCAGCGTTTAGGAAAAAGAAGTGCTCCTGCAGAAGTCCAGGTACTTATTGCTCAACTCTGTGAGATCCGACCGTATACCCGTTTAGAACTTTCTCTTATTCTTGACCGAAGCCCGAAACATATCTATCAGACCTATCTGAAATCCATGCTTCGTGATGGGATACTTGAGTTATTAATTCCGGAAAGTCCAAACAGCCCGAAGCAGGCATACCGTGTAAGGTCTCGGGAGGAGGAGGAATGA